The nucleotide sequence ATACTCAGCAGGAGAACTAGAACGAATTACCAGAAGATTTACGTTCGCCCTAGGAGATAATATTGGTCCGGAACACGATATCCCCGCTCCCGATATTAATACAAACAGTCAGACCATGGCCTGGATAGCCGATACGTATATGAGTACCAGACCTCCTGCAGAACGAACCGCAAATCAACATGTGGTCACCGGTAAGCCTGATGGTAGTGGCGGACTCGAAGGTCGTGATCGTGCAACAGGTTATGGGGTTTTCCTTAACATCAAATTCTGGGCAGCCCGTAATAATGAATCGCTTAGCAATAAAAAATTTATTGTTCAAGGATTTGGAAATGTTGGGTATTGGGCTTCGCATTTTCTAGAAAAGAATGGAGCAAAGTTAGTAGCCGTACAAGATGCTTTCGGCAGTATTAGAAATACGAATGGAATCAATGTGGACGATTTGTTCAATTATACACAGGTCAATAATGGAAGTATCGTTGGATTTCCGGAGGCCTTTGATCTTGACAATGAAAAATTTTTTACTTCCGAATGTGATATTTGTATTCCTGCCGCACTGGGGAATCAAATAACTAGAACAAATGCACCAAAAATTAAAGCGAGGCTTATAGCCGAAGGGGCTAATGGACCAACAAATGTGGAGGGAGAGAAAATTTTAATAGACAGGGGCATAACTATAATACCGGATATTCTATGTAATTCCGGTGGTGTC is from Constantimarinum furrinae and encodes:
- a CDS encoding Glu/Leu/Phe/Val family dehydrogenase, with the translated sequence MTTITAELHNRTKKKPIKGMMDNVMEQFYSAADHIELHPNIRKILSITNNEIIVHFPVKMDNGDVEVFTGYRVQHNNALGPYKGGLRYHPTVDIDAARALAMWMTWKSSLAGLPYGGGKGGIQLDPSKYSAGELERITRRFTFALGDNIGPEHDIPAPDINTNSQTMAWIADTYMSTRPPAERTANQHVVTGKPDGSGGLEGRDRATGYGVFLNIKFWAARNNESLSNKKFIVQGFGNVGYWASHFLEKNGAKLVAVQDAFGSIRNTNGINVDDLFNYTQVNNGSIVGFPEAFDLDNEKFFTSECDICIPAALGNQITRTNAPKIKARLIAEGANGPTNVEGEKILIDRGITIIPDILCNSGGVIGSYFEWLQNRNGELWQLSEVMSKLDKKMKESFDKVYDFSEKERIDLRKAAYCIAIKRIEKAYVQRGIFP